A window of Fimbriimonadaceae bacterium contains these coding sequences:
- a CDS encoding efflux RND transporter permease subunit, with protein sequence MGLTRLAITRPIFIFMLMVGAILMGTLSYRSMRVELNPDVQYGVITVTTAYPGAGPDEINTLVSKHVEEAVSGISGLREVTSTSQEGISTVVAQFEVGTDMDEALNEARSKVDRVVGDLPDAATKPTITKLDSSSDPVLTMVLRSEKLNNQQLRDLADDKLKDRFARIAGVSAVSVSGGDVREIQVQVKRDKLLTYGLGIVDVQRALLGASLNVPSGRVVTGNQEFSVRVLGEFKTVDDVRDSVLQIRDPKTQFGKARLVRLSEIAEVTDATQERRSYSRLNGSDAVVMTVQKAKEGSAIQIARAAEDVRKGLETEYGLEIITTFNQATQIQESLSDLNFALFFGIALVTLIVFVFLHNLRGTIIVGIAIPVSIFATFIVLDLLGFTINNMSMLALSLAIGVLVDDAIVVLENIYRHLRMGEDPRDAAINGRSEIGLAAIAITMADVVIFIPIAFMGGVVGQFFRPLGIAFAVATLFSLFVSFTVTPMLASRWYRKGEDMEHPTGAFARWFERRFSALEHFYRRSLEWALRHRWFVFISGFVVLISVFIAIAGSFAPSAQGAMQTGIGPLMAAVLLGIAVFGLQYWGNALTAPTRRWVWLAGTVGLAVLFFALPQMAAMAPPVKVLLALVAYWPVSGVFALVANLAAPKAQSRRILQGLGFGLVFPVAALAGFAYGQWKNEAAFKFQFFPASDGGRVAISAQLAPGASLDETLRVVERIEGVASKHPDVKYVRSTVGSRGGGGWSGPGSLGSNYGQVDVTLNDRAALLDRLMFWKEHEGSLRTRSDTSIVADLQQEIGRIPGAELTISASGGVGFGAPIQMSFGSEDREQLLRTVSAIRLKLDQGAIEGVISPDISSKPGKPEVRAVPNTDRLADAGLSTADVANSMRMLYEGNDDAKFRSDGKEYDIRVMMDIGDRNDLSQVGEVPVSFVQGNPIFLSQVADLERGTGVDKIERRNREEEVRLTAELLPGYAAGSVQTQIDNWLKNENLVPPNVRIKPLGQAEVQARESIFLFGALAIGLVLVYMLLASLYDNLLYPFIIQLAQPQAMVGAILALVLTDKALNIVGFVGIITLVGLVGKNAILLVDYTNTLRGRGKDRHDALVEAGPTRLRPILMTTLALILGMLPVALAIGRGSEFRETIGITIIGGILLSTVLTLLVIPCSYTIFDDLALKLSKGRHRNEAEPEPEGAPA encoded by the coding sequence ATGGGGCTTACACGTCTGGCCATCACCCGGCCCATCTTCATCTTCATGCTGATGGTCGGCGCGATCCTCATGGGCACGCTGTCGTACCGCAGCATGCGCGTCGAGCTGAATCCGGACGTCCAGTACGGAGTCATCACGGTGACGACCGCCTACCCCGGCGCCGGGCCGGACGAGATCAACACGCTGGTTTCGAAGCACGTCGAAGAGGCCGTCTCCGGCATCAGCGGGCTCCGCGAAGTGACCAGCACCTCGCAGGAGGGCATCTCCACCGTCGTCGCCCAGTTTGAAGTGGGCACGGACATGGACGAAGCGCTCAACGAAGCGCGCTCGAAGGTGGACAGGGTGGTTGGGGACCTGCCCGACGCGGCCACCAAGCCCACCATCACGAAGTTGGACTCGTCGAGCGATCCCGTGCTCACGATGGTCCTGCGAAGCGAGAAGCTGAACAACCAGCAGTTGCGGGATCTGGCGGACGACAAACTCAAGGACCGGTTTGCCCGGATCGCCGGCGTGTCCGCTGTCTCCGTCTCCGGTGGCGACGTTCGCGAGATTCAGGTGCAGGTCAAGCGGGACAAGCTCCTGACCTACGGACTCGGCATCGTGGACGTGCAGCGGGCGCTCCTGGGCGCGAGCCTCAACGTACCCAGCGGACGCGTGGTGACGGGGAACCAGGAGTTCAGCGTCCGCGTCCTCGGCGAGTTCAAGACCGTCGACGATGTGCGCGACAGCGTGCTCCAGATTCGGGACCCCAAGACGCAGTTCGGCAAAGCGCGCCTCGTGCGCCTTTCCGAAATCGCCGAGGTCACCGATGCCACCCAGGAGCGGCGGTCGTACAGCCGGCTCAACGGGTCCGATGCGGTTGTGATGACCGTCCAGAAGGCCAAAGAGGGCAGCGCCATCCAGATCGCCAGGGCGGCGGAGGATGTCCGGAAGGGGCTGGAAACCGAGTACGGGTTGGAGATCATCACGACGTTCAACCAGGCCACTCAGATCCAAGAGTCCCTGAGCGACCTCAACTTCGCGCTCTTCTTCGGCATTGCCCTGGTCACGCTGATCGTCTTCGTCTTCCTCCACAACCTGCGCGGCACGATCATCGTCGGCATCGCCATTCCCGTTTCGATCTTTGCGACGTTCATCGTGCTCGACCTGCTCGGGTTCACGATCAACAACATGTCGATGCTCGCCTTGTCGCTTGCGATCGGCGTGTTGGTGGACGACGCGATCGTGGTGCTTGAGAACATCTACCGCCACCTGCGGATGGGGGAAGATCCGCGCGATGCGGCGATCAACGGCCGAAGCGAGATCGGGTTGGCGGCGATCGCCATCACGATGGCGGACGTCGTCATCTTCATCCCGATCGCGTTCATGGGCGGCGTCGTGGGCCAGTTCTTCCGGCCCTTGGGCATCGCGTTCGCGGTGGCGACCCTGTTTTCGCTGTTCGTCTCGTTCACCGTGACTCCCATGTTGGCGTCGCGTTGGTACCGCAAGGGCGAGGACATGGAGCACCCCACCGGGGCGTTCGCCCGCTGGTTCGAACGTCGGTTCAGCGCGTTGGAGCACTTCTATCGCCGTTCGCTGGAGTGGGCTCTTCGCCACCGGTGGTTCGTGTTCATCTCGGGCTTCGTCGTGCTGATCTCCGTCTTCATCGCGATCGCCGGCAGCTTCGCCCCCAGCGCCCAGGGCGCGATGCAAACGGGCATAGGCCCGCTGATGGCTGCGGTGTTGCTCGGGATCGCGGTGTTTGGGTTGCAGTACTGGGGGAACGCGTTGACGGCACCGACCCGCCGATGGGTGTGGCTGGCGGGAACCGTGGGATTGGCGGTTCTCTTCTTCGCCCTTCCGCAGATGGCGGCGATGGCGCCCCCGGTCAAGGTGTTGCTGGCCCTCGTCGCGTACTGGCCCGTCTCGGGTGTGTTCGCGCTCGTGGCCAACCTGGCCGCTCCCAAGGCTCAATCGCGCCGGATCTTGCAGGGACTCGGGTTCGGGTTGGTGTTTCCCGTCGCTGCGCTGGCTGGATTCGCGTACGGGCAGTGGAAGAACGAGGCGGCGTTCAAGTTCCAGTTCTTCCCGGCCTCCGACGGCGGCCGCGTGGCGATCTCGGCGCAGTTGGCTCCGGGCGCCAGCCTCGACGAAACCCTTCGGGTCGTCGAGCGCATCGAAGGCGTCGCGTCGAAACATCCCGACGTCAAGTACGTACGCTCCACCGTGGGTTCGCGCGGCGGCGGCGGCTGGTCCGGGCCGGGAAGCCTGGGCTCGAACTACGGCCAGGTGGACGTGACGCTGAACGACCGGGCGGCCCTGCTCGATCGGCTGATGTTCTGGAAGGAGCACGAGGGGAGTCTGAGGACGCGCTCCGACACATCGATCGTCGCGGACCTTCAGCAGGAGATCGGGCGCATTCCGGGCGCCGAGCTGACGATCAGCGCGTCCGGCGGGGTGGGCTTCGGAGCACCGATCCAGATGTCGTTCGGCTCGGAGGATCGGGAGCAGTTGCTGCGCACCGTTTCTGCAATCCGTCTGAAGCTGGACCAGGGGGCGATCGAGGGTGTGATCAGTCCCGACATCTCCTCGAAGCCCGGCAAGCCCGAGGTGCGCGCGGTGCCCAACACGGACCGGCTGGCCGATGCGGGCCTCTCGACCGCGGACGTGGCGAACAGCATGCGCATGCTTTACGAGGGGAACGATGACGCGAAGTTCCGCTCGGACGGCAAGGAGTACGACATCCGTGTGATGATGGACATCGGCGACCGCAACGACCTCTCGCAGGTCGGCGAGGTGCCCGTGTCGTTCGTCCAGGGCAATCCCATCTTCCTAAGCCAGGTCGCCGACCTCGAGCGGGGAACCGGCGTGGACAAGATCGAGCGGCGCAACCGGGAAGAGGAGGTTCGCCTGACGGCGGAACTGCTGCCCGGCTACGCCGCGGGCTCCGTTCAGACGCAGATCGACAACTGGCTCAAGAACGAGAATCTCGTTCCGCCGAACGTGCGCATCAAGCCCCTCGGCCAGGCCGAAGTGCAGGCCCGAGAGAGCATCTTCCTGTTCGGCGCCCTTGCGATCGGACTGGTGCTGGTGTACATGCTGCTGGCCTCGCTGTACGACAATCTGCTCTACCCGTTCATCATCCAGCTCGCCCAACCGCAGGCCATGGTGGGCGCCATCCTCGCGCTGGTGCTGACCGACAAGGCCCTCAACATCGTCGGCTTCGTGGGCATCATCACCCTGGTGGGACTGGTGGGCAAGAACGCCATTCTGCTGGTGGACTACACGAACACGTTGCGTGGGCGTGGGAAGGACCGGCACGACGCGCTCGTCGAGGCGGGCCCGACCCGGTTGCGCCCGATCCTGATGACCACGTTGGCGCTGATCCTCGGCATGTTGCCCGTCGCCCTGGCGATCGGCCGCGGTTCCGAGTTCCGCGAAACGATCGGCATCACGATCATCGGAGGCATCCTGCTGTCTACAGTGCTGACGCTCCTGGTGATCCCATGCTCGTACACGATCTTCGATGACCTCGCCCTCAAATTGTCGAAGGGTCGACACCGCAACGAGGCCGAACCCGAACCCGAAGGAGCCCCGGCGTAG
- a CDS encoding efflux RND transporter periplasmic adaptor subunit, producing the protein MDLRLGVVACAVFALAASGCVNREAQAQAKQTKELLEDTTRPVDTVEVARRDVAQSIEITGTIATSEDVTIGAQQPGRLTAVYVRDGDSVRVGQLLASQDTSDLAARVRQAQAQVDAARSSLDQAATNARVGPTRSSAGVQSAQAQLRQAQAQLDKLRNGARPEEIAQAQASVDAARSNVDTAKKSLDRMRQLFEAGAVSRQSLDAAENQYQTAQSQYESAEQGLQLIKQMARTEDIAAAREQVRQAEQAVRSARAQQQLDPVLDQQVQGARANLDAAMAALQLQRQALEDLQIRSPFAGRVSGKPVQPGTYLAPGTPVLRLVGVSGVYFEGDVPEGDVAQVATGQTVRVRIDALDRTLTGRVAAINPQGDVVGRLFKVRVALEGDTAEIRPGMFARGTLDVRSAKQAAVVPAVALVREGTQSYVFVVRDGVAKKTAVVPGIRDGDLIQVNGIDEGDVVVVRGQNLLGDGTKVLVENKA; encoded by the coding sequence TTGGATCTTAGATTGGGGGTTGTGGCGTGCGCGGTGTTCGCGCTCGCCGCTTCGGGTTGCGTGAACCGCGAAGCACAGGCGCAAGCCAAGCAGACGAAGGAGTTGTTGGAGGACACGACGCGACCCGTCGACACGGTCGAAGTTGCCCGTCGCGACGTGGCGCAGTCGATCGAGATCACGGGCACGATCGCGACCAGCGAGGATGTGACCATCGGGGCGCAGCAGCCCGGCCGACTCACCGCGGTCTACGTGCGCGACGGCGACTCGGTGCGCGTGGGCCAGTTGCTCGCCTCTCAGGACACGAGCGATCTTGCGGCGCGCGTCCGACAGGCGCAGGCGCAGGTCGACGCGGCCAGATCGTCGCTCGACCAGGCCGCCACCAACGCGCGGGTCGGTCCCACGCGCTCCTCGGCGGGGGTGCAGAGCGCACAAGCCCAGCTTCGGCAGGCACAGGCCCAGCTCGACAAGCTGCGCAACGGCGCACGCCCGGAGGAGATCGCCCAGGCTCAGGCAAGCGTGGACGCCGCCCGTTCGAACGTGGACACGGCCAAGAAATCGCTCGATCGGATGCGACAGTTGTTCGAAGCGGGAGCCGTCAGCCGACAAAGCCTCGATGCCGCCGAGAACCAGTATCAGACCGCGCAATCCCAGTACGAGTCTGCGGAACAGGGACTCCAACTCATCAAGCAGATGGCGCGCACGGAGGACATCGCGGCCGCCCGTGAACAGGTTCGGCAAGCCGAGCAGGCCGTCCGTTCCGCTCGCGCCCAACAGCAGCTCGACCCCGTTCTGGACCAGCAAGTTCAGGGCGCGCGTGCGAACTTGGACGCGGCGATGGCGGCGCTCCAGCTTCAACGCCAGGCGCTGGAGGACCTGCAGATTCGAAGCCCGTTCGCAGGACGCGTATCCGGCAAGCCCGTCCAACCGGGCACCTACCTCGCCCCCGGGACGCCGGTGTTGCGACTCGTGGGAGTCTCGGGCGTGTATTTCGAGGGCGATGTGCCAGAGGGGGACGTGGCCCAGGTCGCAACGGGACAAACCGTTCGGGTCCGCATCGATGCGCTCGATCGCACGCTGACGGGGCGCGTCGCGGCGATCAACCCGCAAGGGGACGTGGTGGGACGGCTGTTCAAGGTCCGCGTCGCGCTCGAAGGGGATACCGCGGAGATCAGGCCCGGCATGTTCGCCCGAGGGACGCTCGATGTGCGCTCGGCAAAGCAGGCGGCGGTGGTCCCCGCGGTCGCCCTCGTTCGCGAAGGCACGCAATCGTACGTTTTCGTCGTGCGCGACGGGGTGGCCAAGAAAACGGCCGTGGTGCCGGGCATACGGGACGGCGACCTCATCCAAGTCAACGGCATCGACGAAGGCGACGTGGTGGTCGTGCGCGGACAGAACCTGCTTGGGGACGGCACCAAGGTGCTTGTGGAGAACAAGGCTTAG
- a CDS encoding TolC family protein encodes MVIATLFQGAPTLTLSEAIDLGVQNAFSVRLAETAVEKTRNQLSAAKGSLGPSVAVNGTYTRFDKATVAQFGSQSVVVSPIDSKQASLSLNWQVDIAGNTGRAIKAAKNLTDASEAQRDAQVNDVKERVRQAYYGVLQSIELLDVVRQTRDANKARLANAQVQFEAGTVARVDVLRFDTQLAQSESDVLAAENQVRLAKQALNNVLGRPIETPFDPEPVTVLPKADAAADSYVAEALASRPEIVAQRNTLDALRFVREAEQRGLSPSLNLSAVHNRNIDAQGFSSRSSSTTGTAVISWPIFDSGITRSRVHAAQRDEESASLQLEQLKLGISLEVRQALSNLRDAEARQVVAAKQATLAEESYRLAQVRYDAGEGIQLEVTDALTELTRARAGVVNARYDTLNAYAALQRAVASDAPQGGAKEQGESIGS; translated from the coding sequence TTGGTTATCGCGACCCTCTTTCAGGGTGCGCCCACGCTGACCTTGTCCGAGGCGATCGACCTCGGCGTGCAGAACGCGTTCTCGGTCCGGTTGGCCGAAACCGCCGTCGAGAAGACGCGGAACCAGCTTTCGGCGGCCAAGGGTTCGCTCGGCCCCAGCGTCGCCGTGAACGGAACGTACACGCGGTTTGACAAGGCGACGGTCGCCCAGTTCGGCTCGCAGTCCGTGGTCGTCTCGCCCATCGATTCGAAGCAGGCGAGCCTGAGCCTGAACTGGCAGGTCGACATCGCGGGGAACACGGGACGCGCGATCAAGGCCGCAAAGAACCTCACCGACGCGTCGGAGGCGCAGCGCGACGCCCAGGTCAACGACGTCAAGGAGCGCGTCCGCCAGGCGTACTACGGGGTGCTCCAATCGATCGAGCTCCTGGACGTCGTGCGCCAAACGCGCGACGCGAACAAGGCCCGGCTTGCCAACGCGCAAGTCCAGTTCGAGGCGGGAACCGTGGCGCGTGTGGATGTCCTGCGCTTCGACACGCAGCTCGCGCAGTCCGAATCGGACGTGCTCGCCGCGGAGAATCAGGTGCGGTTGGCCAAACAGGCGCTCAACAATGTCCTGGGCCGCCCGATCGAAACGCCCTTCGACCCCGAGCCGGTGACCGTGCTTCCCAAAGCGGACGCCGCCGCGGACAGCTACGTCGCCGAGGCCCTTGCCTCGCGCCCGGAAATCGTCGCCCAGAGGAACACGCTCGATGCCCTGCGGTTTGTCCGCGAGGCGGAGCAGCGTGGACTCAGCCCCTCGCTCAACCTCTCAGCCGTGCACAACCGCAACATCGACGCGCAAGGGTTCAGCTCGCGCTCGTCCAGCACGACGGGGACGGCGGTCATCTCGTGGCCGATCTTCGACTCGGGCATCACACGGAGCCGCGTGCACGCTGCGCAGCGCGACGAGGAGTCGGCGTCGCTCCAGCTCGAGCAGCTCAAGCTCGGCATCTCGCTGGAGGTTCGCCAAGCCCTCAGCAATCTGCGCGATGCGGAAGCCCGACAGGTGGTCGCCGCCAAGCAGGCCACTCTCGCGGAGGAGTCTTACCGCCTCGCGCAGGTGCGGTACGACGCAGGGGAGGGCATCCAACTGGAAGTGACGGACGCCTTGACCGAACTCACGCGCGCCCGAGCGGGCGTCGTGAACGCACGGTACGACACGTTGAACGCTTACGCCGCGCTGCAGCGGGCCGTAGCCAGCGATGCCCCCCAAGGGGGGGCGAAGGAACAGGGGGAATCCATTGGATCTTAG
- a CDS encoding AbrB/MazE/SpoVT family DNA-binding domain-containing protein — protein MRCDSAFFGSVTVGERGQIVIPSEARAELGFQPGDKLLVMRHPAHHGLMLFKFEAAREFIEEFSAGLERLNSADPEPSSEDV, from the coding sequence ATGCGATGTGACAGCGCCTTTTTCGGGTCCGTCACCGTCGGCGAGCGCGGCCAGATCGTGATTCCGTCCGAAGCTCGGGCGGAGTTGGGATTTCAGCCGGGCGACAAGCTGTTGGTGATGCGCCACCCGGCCCACCACGGATTGATGCTCTTCAAGTTCGAGGCGGCTCGGGAGTTCATCGAGGAGTTTTCGGCGGGACTCGAGCGCCTCAACAGCGCCGACCCAGAACCCAGCTCGGAGGATGTTTGA
- a CDS encoding DUF3187 family protein — translation MFPGILTIIACAGAVAQGPQDFGPLATRNHRAPALPFLRFEPRFGVLRTGREDTVALTVANDFRDVSRGPLRVSEDQETTRLAWTQRQALGHGAEWGFELPFLSRGGGFLDPMIDWWHANVLHWSNPDRDAAPFGHSAVELPGSRTFGSASGIGDVSVFAAKAMGRDLVARAALKLPTGDPRRLMGSGGIDAGVMLDWRRPLGGTWTAFAGAGLVLQSPATELDGTRGWADQEYLALMHRANSRDEWIVQWQSERAPLSTGVPASDATHRLVTFAYRRRLDEGSALELFFSEDRDLFSGAWPEGANTGPDITVGVRFVTRR, via the coding sequence GTGTTTCCGGGAATCCTGACGATCATTGCTTGTGCGGGGGCGGTGGCACAAGGCCCCCAGGACTTCGGGCCCCTCGCCACGCGCAACCACCGGGCGCCGGCTCTTCCGTTTCTTCGCTTCGAGCCTCGGTTCGGGGTCCTCCGCACCGGCCGCGAGGACACGGTCGCCCTAACGGTGGCCAACGATTTTCGCGACGTTTCGAGAGGGCCCTTGCGGGTCTCGGAGGACCAAGAGACCACCCGGCTGGCATGGACGCAAAGGCAAGCCCTCGGACACGGTGCGGAGTGGGGGTTTGAGCTCCCCTTTCTTTCGCGGGGGGGCGGGTTCCTCGATCCGATGATCGACTGGTGGCACGCGAACGTGCTGCACTGGAGCAACCCGGACCGAGACGCGGCCCCCTTTGGGCACTCGGCGGTCGAGCTGCCGGGTTCGCGCACCTTCGGCTCGGCCTCGGGCATCGGCGATGTGAGCGTGTTTGCGGCCAAGGCGATGGGTCGCGACCTGGTCGCCCGCGCCGCCCTGAAGTTGCCCACCGGCGATCCCAGGCGCTTGATGGGCTCCGGCGGAATCGACGCCGGCGTGATGCTGGATTGGCGACGCCCGCTCGGCGGCACGTGGACCGCGTTCGCCGGAGCGGGGCTCGTTTTGCAGTCGCCGGCGACCGAACTGGACGGAACCCGAGGGTGGGCCGATCAGGAGTACCTGGCCCTGATGCACCGGGCCAACTCGCGAGACGAGTGGATCGTGCAGTGGCAGAGCGAACGTGCGCCCTTGTCAACGGGCGTTCCGGCATCGGACGCGACCCACCGCCTGGTCACGTTCGCCTACCGTCGACGCTTGGACGAAGGGAGCGCTCTCGAACTCTTCTTCTCCGAGGACCGCGATCTCTTTTCCGGAGCGTGGCCCGAAGGGGCGAACACGGGACCGGATATCACCGTGGGAGTGCGGTTCGTGACGCGACGGTAG
- a CDS encoding DUF389 domain-containing protein — translation MQSPSTSRKRVGMLIQMPRETRVAIIEEIEEGSSPFLRYWVMVALSTTIAAYGLLSNSAAVIIGAMLVAPLMGPIFGISLGLVMGHNLLLRKALVAEVLGVALAIGIGWAVGVLPLNLGVSQEMLGRTAPTLYDLLIALASGLAGAYATVNVKISSALPGVAISVALVPPLATCGLFLARGDTAHGFGAFLLFAANLFAIHLAASGMFFIHDLGSQRELRKLGLGRFVLKFLPSLIALGIMGVFLTKTLTQIATSRQVQATVSSVLSEEIGLRTGGNLERVLDLLPQGDGYRIVAVALTPQPFDPAQVKSIEASLEKALGKPVDLVMRSLISKDADRAGQVYHTEAEREASFRVSEEQKLLQQATQAVRKGLADVAGANLESLSRSDGEGTPTLTAVVRTPTAIAPDQVATLQQDVAGAVGREVRLLVRSVLTRDADSQRFIYDPEPEKAPELTPAEVALRQRVTSVIQRRLGVLPGAAIVEIKVNGGPQTVDVEVTVEAPEPVRPEAVAPIQSDLVRFVDPRLRLTVRTHVVGVATAGGWVDSSPDQ, via the coding sequence ATGCAATCCCCTTCGACCTCGCGAAAGCGCGTCGGCATGCTGATTCAGATGCCGCGGGAAACGCGCGTCGCGATTATCGAGGAGATCGAGGAGGGGAGTTCTCCGTTCCTTCGCTACTGGGTGATGGTGGCCCTGTCCACGACGATCGCAGCCTACGGACTGTTGTCGAACAGCGCCGCGGTGATCATCGGCGCCATGCTCGTCGCGCCGCTCATGGGGCCCATCTTCGGCATCTCGCTCGGTCTCGTGATGGGCCACAACCTGCTGTTGCGCAAGGCGTTGGTTGCGGAGGTGCTCGGCGTCGCCTTGGCGATCGGCATCGGTTGGGCGGTGGGCGTGCTGCCGCTCAATCTTGGGGTAAGCCAGGAGATGCTGGGAAGGACCGCGCCGACGCTCTACGACCTTCTCATTGCCCTGGCGTCCGGTCTGGCGGGTGCCTACGCGACGGTGAACGTGAAGATCAGCAGCGCCCTGCCCGGCGTCGCGATCTCGGTCGCCCTGGTGCCGCCCTTGGCGACGTGCGGACTCTTCCTCGCCCGAGGCGACACGGCCCACGGTTTTGGCGCGTTCCTGCTGTTCGCGGCCAACTTGTTTGCGATCCACCTCGCGGCGAGCGGGATGTTCTTCATCCACGATCTGGGGAGCCAGCGCGAATTGCGAAAGTTGGGTCTGGGCAGATTCGTCCTGAAGTTCCTGCCAAGCTTGATCGCCCTCGGGATCATGGGGGTCTTCCTCACGAAGACCCTGACCCAAATCGCCACGTCTCGACAGGTCCAGGCCACCGTGTCGTCGGTGCTGAGCGAGGAGATCGGGCTTCGAACCGGCGGCAACCTCGAACGGGTCTTGGATCTGCTGCCACAGGGCGACGGGTACCGGATCGTCGCCGTGGCCCTGACCCCGCAGCCGTTCGATCCAGCCCAAGTCAAAAGCATCGAGGCCTCTTTGGAGAAGGCCCTCGGAAAGCCGGTCGACCTCGTCATGCGATCGCTCATTTCAAAGGACGCGGACCGTGCCGGGCAGGTGTACCACACGGAAGCCGAACGGGAGGCCTCGTTCCGAGTCAGCGAGGAACAGAAGCTCCTCCAACAAGCCACGCAGGCCGTGCGCAAGGGCCTTGCCGACGTGGCGGGCGCGAACCTGGAAAGCCTCTCGAGAAGCGACGGCGAGGGGACCCCCACCCTCACCGCGGTCGTGCGGACGCCGACGGCGATCGCTCCCGATCAGGTGGCGACGCTCCAGCAGGACGTTGCCGGCGCGGTGGGACGCGAGGTGCGCTTGCTGGTGCGCTCCGTGCTCACGCGGGACGCGGACAGCCAGCGGTTCATCTACGATCCGGAACCCGAGAAGGCGCCGGAACTGACCCCGGCGGAGGTGGCCCTGCGCCAACGGGTGACGTCCGTGATCCAGCGCCGATTGGGAGTCCTGCCAGGGGCGGCGATCGTCGAGATCAAGGTCAATGGAGGGCCCCAAACCGTCGACGTCGAGGTGACCGTAGAAGCGCCCGAGCCCGTGCGCCCCGAGGCCGTCGCGCCGATCCAGAGCGACCTGGTGCGCTTTGTCGATCCAAGATTGCGCCTGACCGTTCGGACGCACGTGGTCGGGGTGGCGACGGCCGGTGGGTGGGTCGATTCCAGCCCCGACCAGTAG
- a CDS encoding DUF5658 family protein, which yields MANTSSSTRISATLPFAIVLYAALSVADYGFTLAALSHGAREGNPALAWFIEYGLFDFVKLSLTLLVCCVATQLWERPIARHVLRFGNVLMVGVALYHLAYLFQRMGAG from the coding sequence GTGGCCAACACGTCGTCCAGCACTCGAATCAGCGCGACCCTGCCGTTTGCGATCGTCCTGTATGCGGCGCTGAGCGTGGCCGACTACGGCTTCACCTTGGCGGCGCTCAGCCATGGGGCGCGCGAAGGCAATCCCGCCCTCGCCTGGTTCATCGAATACGGGCTTTTCGACTTCGTCAAACTCAGCCTGACGCTGCTCGTGTGCTGCGTGGCGACGCAACTGTGGGAGCGGCCGATCGCCCGGCACGTGCTGCGGTTCGGCAATGTGCTGATGGTGGGGGTGGCGCTCTACCACTTGGCGTACCTGTTCCAGCGCATGGGAGCCGGCTAG
- a CDS encoding alpha/beta hydrolase, whose translation MSRVVPFVVVLGLTLGVAGCQPPLKAEVLLDQPYVAGGGAKQQLDLYLPAREHYPTVVFVHGGAWVMGDRKDAANGALARALQAQGVACALVSYRLVPEAMPADQVRDVAAAFAWVRSEVAKRGGDGHRVFLAGHSAGGHLAAMVAGDPAFLKDQGLSPADVAGCVTIGAPLVLSLDKSQLSEALKDAPDWAQSLANSLGPIASALNGLDPSVYVGKGKPKMLVMVADGDYAAIRAQAAAFEKAAKGKGGLVETCVLVGRDHLSALSKMPLAGDQGLKRLLAFIGETPPAR comes from the coding sequence GTGAGCCGTGTCGTCCCGTTTGTCGTCGTGTTGGGCCTGACCTTGGGCGTTGCCGGTTGCCAGCCCCCGCTCAAGGCCGAGGTGCTGTTGGATCAGCCGTACGTGGCCGGCGGCGGCGCCAAGCAGCAACTGGATCTTTATCTGCCGGCCCGGGAGCACTACCCGACGGTGGTCTTCGTGCACGGCGGGGCATGGGTCATGGGAGACCGCAAGGACGCCGCGAACGGCGCGTTGGCGCGCGCGTTGCAGGCCCAAGGGGTGGCGTGCGCCCTGGTGAGCTATCGATTGGTGCCCGAGGCAATGCCCGCCGACCAGGTTCGCGACGTGGCGGCCGCGTTTGCCTGGGTCCGATCGGAGGTCGCAAAGAGGGGCGGCGATGGGCATCGGGTTTTTCTGGCCGGGCACAGCGCGGGCGGACACCTTGCGGCGATGGTGGCGGGAGACCCCGCCTTCCTGAAGGATCAGGGGCTGTCTCCCGCCGACGTCGCGGGGTGCGTGACGATCGGCGCGCCGCTGGTGCTCAGCCTCGACAAGTCGCAGCTTTCCGAAGCGCTGAAGGACGCGCCGGATTGGGCGCAATCCCTGGCCAATTCGCTGGGGCCGATCGCCTCTGCGCTCAACGGTCTGGACCCATCGGTGTACGTAGGGAAGGGGAAGCCCAAGATGCTCGTGATGGTGGCCGACGGCGATTACGCGGCCATCCGCGCCCAGGCCGCGGCGTTTGAGAAGGCCGCGAAGGGCAAGGGGGGCCTGGTCGAGACGTGCGTGCTCGTCGGTCGCGACCACCTCAGCGCGCTCTCCAAGATGCCGCTGGCCGGCGATCAGGGCCTGAAGCGGCTCCTCGCCTTCATCGGCGAAACTCCGCCGGCGCGCTGA